A stretch of the Theileria equi strain WA chromosome 1, complete sequence genome encodes the following:
- a CDS encoding phospholipid-transporting ATPase, putative (encoded by transcript BEWA_026830A), whose product MNNLDENVKDPDWLLSQLQKPITFKDRLNFYLMTRFNRRIYQGLRYVYIQGGSLPRIFLYNGIKNTKYNLFTFLPLILFEQFRGTGGQQGSAVGSSQHCTGKVPEFMVGTHS is encoded by the exons ATGAATAATCTGGACGAAAACGTCAAGGATCCTGATTGGCTCCTATCGCAGCTACAAAAGCCAATAACCTTTAAGGATCGCTTGAATTTTTATCTCATGACCAGATTTAATCGGAGAATATACCAAGGACTGCGCTATGTCTATATACAAGGTGGGAGTTTGCCgagaatatttttatacaatggaataaaaaatacaaagtATAATCTTTTCACGTTTTTACCACTCATTTTGTTCGAACAATTTAG GGGTACAGGTGGACAACAAGGCTCTGCCGTTGGTTCTAGTCAGCATTGTACTGGTAAAGTTCCTGAGTTTATGGTTGGTACTCACTCTTGA